TTTGAAAGCTTCTTTTCTCTCTATGATATCTTTGAGACCAATATTTATCTTTTAAACAATAGGTACAATCTTTTGAAATCCAAATATTACTTTTAGGAATCAAACATTCTAAAGCTTGATAATAATTTAAATTTTCCAAATCAAGGAAAATTTTTTTGTTTTTAAAGAAAATGAACCTTTCTGGATTTTCAAAATTTTTTCTTATCATTTCAATTACCTCATCCCCTACTTCATAACAACAAACTTTAATATGAGGTCCCATAGCAATTAAAATATTCTCAGATTTAATACCTAAGTCTATAATTTTTTGTAAAAATTTAAATAAAATTTTATTTACAGATCCTCTCCATCCTGCATGCACAGAAGCTACAAAATCAGCGTTTTTGCTGGTTATTAAA
The window above is part of the Thermodesulfobacterium geofontis OPF15 genome. Proteins encoded here:
- the pgeF gene encoding peptidoglycan editing factor PgeF — protein: MKNLLCVFKNLFNTEFIFPPIFKDISVFGVFSQKLPYPFNFNSLNALNSFKIFFPKQIHSTQIIKLEENLFSNTSLSLFEIEGDAVYTFDKNIFLGIRTADCVPILITSKNADFVASVHAGWRGSVNKILFKFLQKIIDLGIKSENILIAMGPHIKVCCYEVGDEVIEMIRKNFENPERFIFFKNKKIFLDLENLNYYQALECLIPKSNIWISKDCTYCLKDKYWSQRYHREKRSFQIALIGILK